From Eremothecium sinecaudum strain ATCC 58844 chromosome V, complete sequence, a single genomic window includes:
- the NHP2 gene encoding snoRNA-binding protein NHP2 (Syntenic homolog of Ashbya gossypii ABL115W; Syntenic homolog of Saccharomyces cerevisiae YDL208W (NHP2)), whose translation MAKDKSTPSEDNYESRLPAVLPFAKPLASKKLNKKVLKTVKKASKAKNVKRGVKEVVKALRKGEKGLVVIAGDISPADVISHLPVLCEDQSVPYVFVPSKQDLGSAGATKRPTSVVFIVPGSSKKKDTKGKQEEYRAAYDEVVNEVKAL comes from the coding sequence ATGGCTAAGGATAAATCCACCCCATCTGAAGATAACTATGAATCAAGACTTCCTGCGGTTCTGCCATTTGCTAAACCACTGGCGTCCAAGAAATTAAACAAGAAGGTCCTTAAGACAGTCAAGAAAGCTTCAAAGGCTAAGAATGTTAAGAGAGGTGTCAAAGAAGTTGTTAAAGCTTTAAGAAAGGGTGAGAAAGGTCTTGTTGTTATTGCCGGTGATATTTCTCCAGCTGACGTTATTTCGCACCTACCAGTGTTATGTGAGGACCAATCTGTTCCGTACGTTTTTGTTCCATCCAAGCAAGACTTGGGTTCTGCTGGTGCAACAAAGAGACCTACTTCCGTCGTTTTCATTGTTCCAGGTTCTAGTAAGAAGAAGGATACCAAGGGTAAGCAGGAGGAATATAGAGCAGCTTATGATGAAGTTGTCAATGAGGTGAAGGCCTTGTAA
- the MKT1 gene encoding Mkt1p (Syntenic homolog of Ashbya gossypii AER414W; Syntenic homolog of Saccharomyces cerevisiae YNL085W (MKT1)) produces the protein MPIKSLESYFFERALVGSAPIESLNNITLGIDVDHYVSRLLANKREQYLDAIGGYPTSLEMYIESDLQIFQENNIIPVFVFSGSPVFNQLQYQSYSTNTQGSNGANQAPSGQKTAYETIIAQRYKAWAHWSNLMNNNKANYIDQPLSPGESFRHNVTLSSRRFQSDLVQYFISKGINYMVAPYSSWIQLAYLLEEQYIDAIYGPTDLLIVESVPKFILGMEFPNKEFRFIDRSRILNEFKINFEDFLDICMAVGNDLQPFTLPPLQIYPQQQLFEIALDMSINGGTNFYTYQLTNPIQIDASKFVSIYQKGTSALKFMPVLKSNGRVEIFGYSEADLASNDNRERAQIPNDIHDFIQQRLPHEYNFYRSIGLASSKLLDIISSGMYSEYPPLDGGSSDSYRNLVKKSAEVFKNNEINLLTQPINRYYQIKPIKHVKWFSPNADVTLSNRVTPSIYDRIKHLYVKTDDASKEFSISEFIRVLSTSTDLTKSFTAQSKKPGPITDKLTAPFDLLATNFLRFLCLLGFFEYGSVLKPTEYGSVFLKFNDLGLNVKFQEAFLILLVFFKMNVLGLAEETQPPTQSALSQPTLRSYPKESMYILVITRMLTLFQLKQKPANYYGPIDKKTLIFREHLDYVKQNMSELYEAVLVSSLASSEFDRLSLDNSGWQRNIVGHVPFKISTPNTVMAMMWGFYLQKWLHNAHDREDALALVTNSFSNYKYVTNLEEEMERAYKYLNDICIILGEMNHVKLIADADYELFKEAVEFAGKAMK, from the coding sequence atgCCAATCAAATCGTTAGAGTCATACTTTTTCGAAAGGGCACTTGTTGGTTCAGCTCCGATTGAATCCTTGAATAACATAACGTTAGGAATTGATGTGGATCATTATGTTTCGAGGCTGTTAGCTAATAAACGAGAGCAATATCTGGATGCTATTGGGGGGTATCCGACGAGTTTGGAGATGTATATTGAATCCGATTTACAGATATTTCAGGAGAATAATATTATTCCGGTGTTTGTATTTTCAGGGTCGCCAGTTTTCAACCAACTACAGTATCAATCTTATAGTACAAATACTCAAGGCTCAAATGGGGCGAACCAAGCACCTAGTGGGCAGAAGACGGCGTACGAGACGATTATTGCGCAGAGATATAAGGCATGGGCGCACTGGAGTAATTTGATGAACAATAATAAGGCTAATTATATTGATCAGCCGCTTTCACCTGGCGAGTCATTTAGGCACAATGTCACATTAAGCTCTAGAAGATTCCAGTCCGACCTGGTGCAATATTTCATTTCGAAGGGCATCAACTACATGGTTGCTCCATATTCTTCATGGATACAGCTGGCATATTTGTTGGAGGAGCAGTATATTGACGCAATTTATGGTCCTACAGATTTGCTGATTGTGGAATCAGTTCCTAAGTTTATCTTAGGAATGGAATTCCCCAACAAGGAGTTTAGATTCATTGATAGAAGCCGTATTTTAAACGAGTTCAAAATAAATTTTGAGGATTTCCTGGACATTTGTATGGCAGTTGGAAATGATTTACAACCATTCACATTACCACCGCTTCAAATTTATCCTCAACAGCAGCTCTTTGAGATTGCATTGGATATGAGTATTAATGGGGGGACTAATTTTTACACTTACCAGTTGACAAACCCCATACAGATAGATGCTTCTAAGTTTGTTTCCATTTATCAAAAGGGAACATCTGCTTTGAAGTTTATGCCGGTGCTGAAATCCAACGGGAGGGTCGAAATATTTGGTTATTCAGAAGCGGACTTAGCTTCCAATGATAATCGCGAGAGAGCGCAAATCCCTAATGATATCCATGATTTTATCCAACAGAGGTTGCCACACGAATATAACTTTTACAGGTCCATTGGATTGGCCAGCTCTAAACTGCTAGATATTATATCATCTGGTATGTATTCTGAGTATCCACCACTGGATGGCGGATCGTCTGATTCTTACCGCAACTTGGTAAAGAAATCCGCGGAGGTTTTCAAAAACAACGAAATTAATTTGTTAACGCAACCAATTAATAGATATTACCAAATCAAACCGATTAAGCATGTTAAGTGGTTTAGCCCCAATGCCGATGTCACCCTATCCAATAGAGTCACCCCCTCGATTTATGATCGTATCAAACACTTATACGTAAAAACCGACGATGCCTCGAAGGAGTTCTCAATTTCAGAATTTATCAGAGTACTTTCAACCTCCACAGATCTTACAAAATCTTTCACAGCCCAATCGAAGAAGCCCGGGCCAATTACTGATAAGTTAACGGCTCCGTTTGACCTTTTGGCTACGAACTTCTTGAGGTTCCTTTGCTTATTAGGCTTCTTTGAGTATGGCTCAGTTTTGAAGCCAACAGAATACGGTAGCGtatttttaaaatttaATGATTTAGGCCTGAACGTTAAATTCCAGGAAGCGTTCCTGATACTATTGGTGTTTTTCAAGATGAATGTGTTAGGCCTCGCCGAGGAAACTCAGCCACCAACTCAATCAGCCCTTTCACAGCCTACGCTGCGATCATATCCTAAAGAGTCGATGTACATCCTTGTTATCACACGTATGCTCACTCTTTTTCAATTAAAACAAAAACCTGCCAACTATTATGGACCAATCGATAAGAAAACGCTCATATTTAGGGAACACCTTGACTACGTGAAGCAGAACATGTCTGAGCTTTATGAAGCTGTGCTTGTTAGTTCTTTGGCATCTTCTGAATTTGATAGATTATCCTTAGATAATTCGGGATGGCAACGGAATATTGTTGGTCACGTACCATTCAAGATATCGACACCAAACACAGTGATGGCGATGATGTGGGGATTCTATCTACAAAAGTGGCTACATAATGCTCATGATAGAGAAGATGCTCTAGCTTTGGTGACAAATTCCTTTTCCAACTATAAATATGTCACTAATCTAGAAGAGGAGATGGAGCGGGCTTATAAGTACTTGAACGACATTTGCATAATACTTGGTGAAATGAACCACGTGAAATTAATTGCAGACGCCGATTACGAACTCTTCAAGGAAGCGGTTGAATTTGCAGGTAAAGCCATGAAGTAA
- the OST3 gene encoding dolichyl-diphosphooligosaccharide--protein glycotransferase OST3 (Syntenic homolog of Ashbya gossypii AER413C; Syntenic homolog of Saccharomyces cerevisiae YOR085W (OST3)), with translation MRVLNSVLLWLFVLLGAVSALSNEKLHKQANKDGGIIRLTNKNFKRILSGPRNSYIMVLLTATNPQVNCVLCNEFTPEYQNLVVSWIREHPDGLSTEIEDQGLFFAKADFIDPNTNDVFGYYKVNNVPKIFLFKPNGNIDTYDDIGVPSKAGPQRVQALINMLKDQTGFHNFNYYEPFNWGSFVATVAFTSITTILVKKNKNFVFKVLSYRPVWGVVFVTLIIALTTGAMFNRIRDTPYVGVSPDGTQAEYIAVSQQQFQFAVESQIMSFIYGALAIAVLLLTLFTPKLSEYYRKNNKSAHAPIYLVSSLGFASFIYIAFAVLIAVFKLKNSSYPFKLLSLPFI, from the coding sequence ATGCGGGTTCTTAATAGTGTTCTACTATGGCTATTCGTTTTGCTAGGTGCTGTCAGTGCATTGAGTAATGAGAAGCTTCACAAGCAGGCGAATAAAGATGGTGGTATTATTAGATTAACGAATAAGAACTTCAAGCGGATCCTATCTGGCCCTCGTAACTCATATATTATGGTTTTATTGACAGCCACGAATCCGCAGGTGAATTGTGTGCTTTGTAATGAATTTACTCCTGAATACCAAAATCTGGTTGTTTCGTGGATCCGGGAACACCCAGATGGGTTGAGCACAGAGATAGAAGACCAGGGTCTCTTCTTTGCAAAGGCTGACTTTATCGATCCCAACACTAATGATGTGTTTGGATACTATAAGGTAAATAACGTGCCAAAGATATTCTTGTTCAAACCCAACGGCAATATTGATACATATGACGATATTGGGGTGCCCTCCAAAGCTGGGCCTCAGCGTGTGCAAGCTCTTATTAACATGTTGAAGGATCAAACTGGATTTCATAACTTCAACTACTATGAGCCTTTTAACTGGGGATCATTCGTTGCTACGGTTGCGTTTACTAGTATCACAACTATTTtggtgaagaagaacaagaacTTTGTGTTCAAGGTTCTTTCGTACAGACCAGTCTGGGGAGTCGTCTTCGTGACTTTAATCATTGCGCTTACAACTGGAGCTATGTTTAATAGGATTAGAGATACTCCGTATGTTGGTGTTTCGCCAGACGGTACTCAGGCCGAATACATTGCGGTCAGTCAGCAGCAATTTCAATTTGCAGTTGAGTCTCAAATCATGTCATTTATCTATGGTGCACTAGCGATTGCAGTTTTACTTTTGACATTGTTCACACCGAAACTTAGTGAGTACTATCGAAAGAACAATAAGTCCGCACATGCTCCAATTTATTTGGTTTCATCTTTGGGATTTGCGTCGTTCATTTACATTGCATTTGCAGTTTTGATTGCAGTATTTAAGCTGAAGAATAGCAGCTATCCATTTAAATTACTAAGTCTTCCGTTTATCTAG
- the SNN1 gene encoding Snn1p (Syntenic homolog of Ashbya gossypii AER412W; Syntenic homolog of Saccharomyces cerevisiae YNL086W (SNN1)): MNLEDIEAAGIHPVELSVFSVISSNLEAMYQAVNELRESQALLAMEFASIRGAYEEEEALTQEALLNEQLETVESLAKRVDKIKDTLSSAKKRCEEMY; this comes from the coding sequence ATGAATTtagaagatattgaagCTGCTGGGATACATCCAGTAGAATTAAGTGTCTTTTCTGTTATATCAAGCAACCTTGAGGCTATGTATCAAGCAGTAAATGAATTAAGGGAATCACAAGCTTTACTGGCAATGGAATTCGCATCGATACGAGGAGCTTACGAGGAAGAGGAAGCTCTTACCCAAGAAGCATTATTGAACGAACAACTGGAAACTGTGGAATCCTTAGCAAAACGTGTTGATAAGATAAAGGATACATTGTCATCGGCAAAGAAGAGGTGCGAAGAAATGTACTGA
- a CDS encoding HEL277Cp (Syntenic homolog of Ashbya gossypii AER411W; Syntenic homolog of Saccharomyces cerevisiae YOR086C (TCB1) and YNL087W (TCB2)) produces MASTLTEEVVPGLKPGATEVVHGANHDNNKTYVKNSESPTENDSLHTDKKQKSLSPDADSKGRASTPDEPVVERQIVDSSYVGWKQMGGWQEKDKLTTDDMLLDTYHETFLEDYLPSAAYGDWYHSTAIFAIGGILSFLLGSFKFSLAPVFFVTVLVSVYYRSSIKKYRGTLRDLVQKEMTVQKVENDYESMEWLNSFLDKYWPQLEPSVSHMVVEQANREMAKNPSVPGFISALWIDQFTLGVKPPRIDLVKTFKTTPTDVAVMDWGLSFTPHDLCDLDEKQLKNYVNQKVVVKAKIFGITIPVVVTNIAFRAVVRVRMKMRTAFPHVETVNIQLLDIPDVDFVFKLFGDSIFNWEIMAIPGLLPFVREMARKYAGPMVLPPFSFQLNVPQLLSGSALSIGVLELHVKGANSLRFSKSVHDSEANEINPYLEFAFNDKVAAVTGVAQGSVNPVWNESILILLQSFTDPLSITLLNKRGKFNDKMLGRIQYNLSSLHERGTQTNLSTKFLLNSKPVGELHFDMKFHPTLEAKKLPDGTTEDVPDLNTGITKIVIEGARRLDFDKNKVSSLVEMYINTKLVASSSLVKKDNSPSYNCEHEAIITDRRKTRVKLVVKNNKGEILSSTLQSLNDLIDRGHIEDKWLPLANGKGELKVTTHWKPIELGLKNDSGYTPPIGVIRLFLNKAEDLRNLERIGKIDPYARVLVNGIVKGRTDAKDSTLNPIWNEAVYVPITSPHQRITIECMDVETAGKDRNLGKFDIKVTELFKKGPDDKYVEIIDEEPKVGRLVSKKGVKGTVTYYTSFYPALPVLSLEETLAVDAINDRKIRVQNAKTANAQLTSEQKKELDTEETEIQEMEELYSNKMKLDLDELLQYNSGVFSFTILGGELPQPSCCVQAFFDSNGHASYVSPVFSTKTIRSGTAGECMIRESQWSTATFRISKNPYQNKAEEPICEVSIPTYELIKNCYYKPSILTLEGQSKNGKLMLQTSWFPIVISRLPEVDMITNTGDLKIAIHSASALLPADRNGKSDPYVKFFLDDSDELIYKTKTKKKTLNPIWDEVTTIEIHNRVNNYLRVSVMDWDAGNSDDLIGTATISLADIDPDGETFMDVPLLGPEGEDGGILHLRFMFAPRYTMSVNRVETKVGDLATKGLSAGIHAGTSVIGGGLGAVSKLKKGIMGKKKDKETVPHEA; encoded by the coding sequence ATGGCTTCAACTTTAACTGAAGAAGTAGTACCTGGCTTAAAACCCGGTGCTACCGAAGTAGTCCATGGAGCAAATCATGATAACAACAAAACATACGTAAAGAATTCGGAGTCACCAACTGAGAATGATAGTTTGCATACTGATAAGAAACAGAAAAGCCTCTCACCAGATGCCGATTCAAAAGGTAGAGCTAGTACACCAGATGAACCAGTTGTAGAGCGACAAATTGTTGATTCGTCATATGTAGGTTGGAAGCAAATGGGTGGCTGGCAAGAAAAGGACAAACTTACAACAGACGATATGCTTTTGGATACCTACCATGAAACATTTTTAGAAGACTATTTACCCAGTGCAGCATATGGCGACTGGTATCACTCAACGGCTATTTTTGCAATTGGCGGAATATTATCCTTTTTGCTTGGAAGTTTTAAATTTAGCTTAGCGCCAGTTTTTTTTGTCACTGTTCTGGTAAGCGTCTATTACCGTTCTTCTATTAAGAAATATCGTGGCACCCTTCGTGATTTGGTccagaaggaaatgacAGTGCAAAAGGTAGAAAATGATTATGAATCAATGGAATGGTTAAATAGTTTCCTGGACAAATACTGGCCTCAATTGGAACCCTCTGTTTCCCATATGGTTGTGGAGCAGGCAAATCGTGAGATGGCTAAGAACCCCTCTGTTCCTGGATTTATTTCCGCGTTATGGATTGATCAATTCACATTGGGAGTGAAACCTCCTAGAATTGATTTGGTTAAGACATTTAAAACGACACCCACCGATGTTGCAGTAATGGATTGGGGTCTTTCATTTACTCCACATGATTTGTGTGACTTGGACGAGAAGCAATTAAAGAACTATGTGAACCAAAAAGTTGTTGTCAAGGCGAAAATATTTGGGATCACCATTCCCGTAGTAGTAACAAACATTGCATTTAGAGCTGTTGTAAGAGTAAGAATGAAGATGAGAACCGCATTTCCGCATGTTGAGACTGTTAATATCCAGCTTTTGGATATTCCAGACGTGGACTTCGTTTTTAAATTGTTTGGGGATTCTATATTTAACTGGGAAATAATGGCTATTCCAGGCCTGCTACCGTTCGTAAGGGAAATGGCAAGAAAATATGCGGGTCCTATGGTCTTGCCTCCATTCTCCTTTCAACTCAATGTTCCACAACTGCTATCTGGTTCCGCATTGTCTATTGGTGTATTAGAGCTCCACGTTAAAGGTGCCAATTCGTTAAGGTTTTCGAAATCTGTCCATGATTCAGAAGCGAATGAAATAAATCCATATTTGGAATTTGCTTTCAACGATAAAGTAGCTGCTGTTACCGGGGTTGCACAAGGATCAGTGAATCCTGTGTGGAATGAGAGTATTTTGATATTGCTGCAATCCTTCACGGACCCATTATCAATTACTCTTCTCAATAAGCGCGGAAAGTTCAACGATAAGATGTTGGGAAGGATACAGTATAATTTGTCTTCTCTCCATGAAAGGGGAACACAAACCAACCTCAGTACAAAGTTTTTGCTCAATTCTAAGCCCGTTGGGGAATTGCATTTCGATATGAAGTTCCATCCTACTCTGGAGGCAAAGAAACTACCTGATGGTACTACCGAAGATGTTCCTGATTTGAACACAGGTATTACCAAGATTGTTATTGAAGGGGCTAGACGTCTTGACTTTGACAAAAACAAGGTTAGTTCACTTGTTGAGATGTATATCAACACTAAGCTGGTTGCTTCGAGTTCGCTTGTAAAGAAGGACAATTCACCTTCATATAACTGTGAACATGAAGCTATAATTACCGATCGCCGGAAGACAAGAGTTAAATTGGTTGTTAAAAACAACAAAGGTGAAATATTGTCCAGCACGCTCCAATCATTGAACGACTTGATCGATAGAGGTCATATTGAAGATAAATGGCTCCCATTGGCTAATGGCAAGGGTGAATTAAAGGTTACTACTCATTGGAAGCCTATTGAGTTGGGCCTAAAGAATGATAGCGGTTACACTCCTCCAATCGGTGTCATTAGACTATTCTTGAATAAAGCCGAGGATTTGCGGAATTTGGAAAGGATTGGAAAGATCGATCCCTATGCAAGAGTTCTTGTCAATGGTATTGTCAAAGGCAGGACTGATGCAAAAGATTCAACGCTTAACCCTATTTGGAATGAAGCTGTTTACGTCCCTATCACCTCCCCACATCAAAGGATAACCATTGAGTGCATGGATGTTGAAACTGCCGGTAAAGATCGTAACCTTGGAAAGTTTGATATTAAAGTAACTGAACTATTTAAGAAGGGACCTGACGATAAGTATGTTGAAATTATTGACGAAGAACCAAAGGTAGGAAGATTAGTTTCAAAGAAAGGTGTTAAAGGAACAGTCACATATTATACGTCGTTCTATCCAGCACTTCCAGTGTTGTCATTGGAGGAAACTTTAGCAGTGGATGCAATAAACGATCGAAAAATACGTGTGCAAAATGCGAAAACTGCTAACGCTCAATTAACTTCAGAGCAAAAGAAAGAGCTTGACACAGAAGAGACAGAAATTCAGGAAATGGAGGAACTTTATAGTAACAAGATGAAATTGGACTTAGACGAATTACTGCAGTACAACAGTGGTGTGTTTTCTTTCACAATCTTGGGAGGCGAGCTTCCGCAGCCAAGCTGTTGTGTTCAGGCGTTCTTCGATTCTAATGGCCACGCAAGCTATGTGTCTCCTGTCTTTTCTACAAAGACGATTAGGTCAGGCACTGCTGGAGAATGTATGATTAGGGAATCTCAATGGTCAACAGCAACTTTCAGAATTTCAAAGAATCCCTACCAAAACAAGGCAGAAGAACCAATTTGCGAGGTTAGCATTCCAACTTATGAGTTGATTAAGAACTGTTATTATAAGCCATCAATTTTGACCTTGGAAGGACAAAGCAAAAACGGTAAGTTAATGTTGCAAACCTCCTGGTTCCCTATAGTTATTTCAAGGCTACCAGAAGTTGACATGATTACGAATACTGGTGATTTGAAAATTGCTATTCATTCAGCATCTGCGCTTTTACCAGCAGACAGGAACGGTAAATCCGACCCATACGTGAAGTTCTTCCTAGATGACTCAGACGAACTAATATACAAGACTAAAACCAAGAAGAAAACCTTGAACCCCATATGGGATGAAGTTACCACAATTGAAATTCACAATCGTGTCAACAACTACTTGAGGGTTAGTGTTATGGACTGGGACGCTGGTAACAGCGATGATTTAATTGGAACTGCAACTATTTCGCTGGCAGACATTGATCCAGACGGTGAAACATTTATGGATGTTCCTTTACTCGGTCCAGAAGGCGAAGACGGTGGTATCCTTCATTTGAGATTCATGTTCGCACCAAGATATACTATGTCTGTCAACAGAGTCGAGACAAAAGTTGGAGACCTAGCAACTAAAGGTCTGTCAGCAGGTATACATGCCGGTACAAGTGTTATTGGAGGCGGACTGGGTGCCGTCAGTAAACTGAAAAAAGGCATTATGGGTAAGAAAAAGGATAAGGAAACGGTTCCACATGAAGCATAG